Proteins from a genomic interval of Chroococcidiopsis thermalis PCC 7203:
- a CDS encoding ATP-dependent 6-phosphofructokinase → MQKRIGILTSGGDCPGLNCAIRAVVSHAKLQHDWEVLGIPYATQGLLERKTTLLNLHGLDLRGIDPLLSMGGTILGSINKGDTLAHASEIIASYRALALDALIAIGGDGSLAILHQLACQGNWNLIAIPKTIDNDVALTERAIGFDTAVNTIVDALNRLTFTAASHDRVMVVEVMGRTAGHLALHAGIAGGADCILIPEIPYSIDGVCHQISELRDRWGRKFAIVVVAEGAKTANDSSIAETQNFASLECGMGQYIANQIKSHNTLTDRLDVRVSILGHIQRGGIPSALDRLSATAFGKAAVDLIAREQYGQMVAWQNGRVVDVPIVDVVARSPLPVAPDNYLVQTARCMGIYVGDG, encoded by the coding sequence ATGCAAAAACGAATTGGTATTTTGACCAGTGGCGGTGACTGCCCCGGGTTGAACTGTGCGATTCGGGCTGTTGTCAGTCATGCCAAGCTACAACACGATTGGGAAGTGCTAGGGATTCCTTACGCTACCCAAGGGTTATTGGAGCGCAAGACGACGTTACTCAATTTGCATGGCTTAGATTTACGCGGAATCGATCCTTTACTCAGTATGGGTGGCACGATTTTAGGATCGATTAATAAAGGAGACACGCTAGCTCATGCGAGTGAAATTATTGCTAGTTATCGGGCGTTGGCGTTAGATGCCTTAATTGCGATCGGTGGCGATGGTAGTCTTGCCATTCTCCACCAACTAGCTTGTCAAGGAAACTGGAATCTCATCGCGATTCCCAAGACAATCGATAACGATGTAGCACTTACGGAACGAGCAATTGGGTTTGATACGGCTGTCAATACGATTGTTGATGCTTTGAATCGTCTGACTTTTACAGCTGCCAGTCACGATCGCGTCATGGTTGTGGAAGTTATGGGACGCACAGCAGGGCATCTAGCACTCCATGCTGGAATTGCAGGCGGAGCAGATTGTATTCTCATTCCTGAAATTCCTTACTCGATTGACGGAGTTTGCCATCAAATTAGCGAACTGCGCGATCGCTGGGGACGAAAATTTGCGATCGTTGTTGTTGCTGAAGGTGCTAAAACTGCTAACGATAGTTCTATTGCCGAAACACAAAATTTTGCCTCTCTAGAGTGCGGTATGGGACAGTACATTGCCAATCAAATCAAATCCCACAACACCCTTACCGATCGCCTTGACGTTCGGGTTTCGATCTTAGGGCATATTCAGCGCGGTGGTATACCATCGGCTTTAGACCGCTTGAGTGCAACAGCTTTTGGTAAGGCAGCAGTAGATTTAATCGCGCGGGAACAATACGGTCAAATGGTAGCTTGGCAAAATGGACGAGTTGTAGATGTGCCGATCGTCGATGTTGTCGCTCGAAGTCCTTTGCCTGTAGCACCTGATAACTATCTCGTCCAAACCGCTCGCTGTATGGGGATTTACGTGGGGGATGGATAA
- a CDS encoding UDP-sulfoquinovose synthase, with the protein MKVLVIGGDGYCGWATALYLSNRGYEVGILDSMVRRHWDLELGVDTLTPIATIQHRIQRWQDLTGKKIDLFVGDITNYEFLSKTLHQFEPEAIVHFGEQRSAPFSMIDREHAVLTQVNNVVGTLNILYAMRDSFPDCHLVKLGTMGEYGTPNIDIEEGYITIEHNGRKDTLPYPKQPGSMYHLSKVHDSHNIHFACKIWGLRATDLNQGVVYGVLTEETGMDEMLINRLDYDGVFGTALNRFCIQAAIGHPLTVYGKGGQTRGFLDIRDTVRCVELAIANPANPGEFRVFNQFTELFSVGDLAVMVQKAGNALGLKVEVNNLDNPRIEREEHYFNAKNTSLLSLGLQPHFLSEALLDSLLNFAVKYQDRVDKKHILPKVTWRR; encoded by the coding sequence ATGAAAGTATTGGTTATTGGTGGCGATGGCTATTGCGGTTGGGCAACCGCGCTCTACTTATCCAATCGAGGTTACGAGGTTGGGATTCTAGACAGCATGGTACGGAGGCACTGGGATCTCGAACTTGGAGTAGATACCCTGACACCGATCGCAACGATTCAGCATCGGATTCAAAGGTGGCAAGACCTCACAGGCAAAAAGATCGATTTGTTTGTCGGCGATATTACCAACTACGAGTTTTTGAGCAAAACGCTGCACCAATTTGAACCGGAAGCGATCGTCCACTTTGGCGAACAGCGTTCCGCACCTTTTTCCATGATCGATCGCGAACACGCCGTACTGACGCAGGTGAATAATGTCGTTGGAACGCTGAATATTCTCTATGCCATGCGCGATAGTTTCCCCGACTGTCACTTGGTCAAGCTGGGGACAATGGGCGAATACGGCACGCCTAATATTGATATTGAAGAAGGGTACATTACAATCGAACACAACGGGCGCAAGGATACCTTACCCTATCCAAAGCAGCCAGGTAGTATGTACCACCTGAGCAAAGTCCACGACAGCCACAACATTCACTTTGCTTGTAAGATTTGGGGCTTACGCGCTACAGATTTGAACCAGGGTGTGGTTTATGGAGTCCTGACAGAGGAAACTGGCATGGACGAGATGTTGATCAATCGCCTCGACTACGATGGGGTGTTTGGTACGGCGCTGAACCGTTTCTGTATTCAAGCAGCGATCGGACATCCGCTGACAGTATATGGTAAGGGCGGGCAGACCCGTGGCTTTTTAGATATTCGGGATACGGTGCGCTGTGTCGAACTAGCGATCGCAAATCCTGCTAATCCTGGTGAATTCCGCGTCTTTAACCAATTTACCGAACTATTTAGCGTCGGCGACTTGGCTGTCATGGTGCAAAAAGCTGGCAACGCGCTGGGACTGAAAGTCGAAGTCAACAATCTCGATAATCCCAGAATTGAGCGGGAAGAACACTATTTCAATGCCAAAAATACGAGTTTACTGAGTCTCGGATTGCAACCGCATTTCCTCTCAGAAGCATTGCTTGATTCTCTGCTTAATTTTGCAGTCAAGTACCAAGATCGCGTCGATAAAAAACACATTCTACCCAAAGTGACTTGGAGAAGATAG
- a CDS encoding DUF456 domain-containing protein, which produces MLTLYWLLVALMVVGVIGAVVPGIPGTSLILVAIAIWGVVQGSFGSIAVPLIVTVVVLALSVGIDLLATFWGAKRAGASKWGQIGAVVGLLLGIFGLLPALPFGGPLLGILLGPLLGAIIGEYIYQRDLKRALKAGIGIVVGSLVGNLIQGLLAIVAVGFFLYATLPQVMG; this is translated from the coding sequence ATGCTAACTCTCTATTGGTTATTAGTTGCCCTCATGGTTGTCGGTGTGATTGGGGCAGTGGTTCCAGGGATTCCTGGGACGAGTTTGATTTTAGTCGCGATCGCAATTTGGGGTGTGGTGCAAGGTTCTTTTGGTAGCATTGCCGTACCTCTAATTGTGACGGTGGTGGTGTTGGCGCTTAGCGTCGGCATCGATCTGCTGGCTACCTTCTGGGGAGCGAAACGCGCTGGAGCCAGTAAATGGGGACAGATTGGTGCGGTTGTTGGTTTGCTATTGGGTATTTTTGGTTTATTGCCTGCTTTGCCGTTTGGTGGTCCCTTGTTAGGAATTTTGCTCGGACCTTTGTTAGGAGCAATTATTGGCGAGTATATTTATCAACGCGATCTTAAACGAGCCTTGAAAGCTGGAATCGGAATTGTAGTCGGTTCTCTGGTGGGAAATTTGATTCAGGGGTTATTGGCAATTGTGGCAGTCGGCTTTTTTCTCTATGCCACGCTACCACAAGTGATGGGATGA
- a CDS encoding DUF7219 family protein produces the protein MVNSSDFLHPRSRYYGKVQPENLVFNANLQEFAQHVSYICNLETAGKISPDEAYKKIRDLWKQLKRSKKELGIGENPFQNDDEQKDS, from the coding sequence ATGGTAAATAGTTCTGACTTTCTGCATCCTCGCAGTCGTTACTATGGCAAAGTACAGCCTGAAAATTTAGTCTTTAACGCCAATCTCCAAGAATTCGCCCAGCATGTCAGTTACATCTGTAACTTAGAAACTGCCGGAAAAATTTCTCCGGATGAAGCATACAAAAAAATTCGCGACTTGTGGAAACAACTCAAACGCTCGAAAAAAGAGTTGGGAATCGGTGAAAACCCATTTCAGAATGACGACGAGCAAAAAGATAGCTAA
- the radA gene encoding DNA repair protein RadA — MPKPRTYFVCNECGAESPQWFGKCPACGTYNSLEEQITSTTLGTLPTRGVSWQQTPQSNGKSIAKAAKPRASLTFDQISDRQVSRWCSGYDELDRVLGGGIVPGSMVLIGGDPGIGKSTLLLQVSNQLAQNYRILYVCGEESGQQVKLRASRLGVSKFQNPIEESDPQLQNQSPNGHLVNNGSARADLYVLPETDLEEILREVDSLKPNVAVIDSIQTVYFPALTSAPGSVAQVRECTSALMQVAKREDITMLIVGHVTKEGAIAGPKVLEHLVDTVLYFEGDRFASHRLLRTVKNRFGATHEIGIFEMIDRGLREVANPSELFLGSRDDPSPGTAIVVACEGTRPIVVELQALVSPTSYASPRRSTTGIDYSRLLQILAVLEKRVGIPLSKLDAYVASAGGLSVEEPAVDLGVAIAVVASFRDRIVDQRTVLIGEVGLGGQVRPVSQMELRLKEAAKLGFKRAIVPKGQPYPDVDLEIIPVAKVLDAIIAAIPPQSFPDLDLEEE; from the coding sequence ATGCCCAAACCCCGTACCTATTTCGTTTGCAATGAATGTGGCGCAGAGTCGCCTCAGTGGTTTGGTAAGTGTCCTGCCTGCGGGACTTACAATTCCTTAGAAGAACAAATTACGAGTACAACTCTCGGGACGCTACCAACTCGTGGGGTTAGCTGGCAGCAAACGCCGCAAAGCAATGGTAAGTCGATCGCTAAAGCCGCAAAACCCCGCGCTTCTCTAACCTTCGACCAAATTAGCGATCGCCAAGTGAGCCGCTGGTGTTCTGGCTATGACGAACTCGACCGAGTACTCGGTGGTGGTATTGTACCAGGTTCTATGGTTTTGATCGGCGGCGATCCGGGGATTGGCAAATCGACTTTGTTACTACAGGTTTCTAACCAACTCGCCCAAAACTATCGCATTCTCTACGTTTGCGGTGAAGAGTCAGGACAGCAAGTGAAGTTACGCGCTTCTCGTTTGGGTGTATCTAAATTTCAAAACCCTATAGAGGAATCAGATCCCCAGCTTCAAAACCAATCGCCTAACGGTCATTTAGTTAACAATGGTAGTGCAAGAGCCGATTTATACGTTTTGCCAGAAACAGATCTCGAAGAAATACTGAGGGAAGTCGATTCGCTCAAACCCAATGTAGCTGTCATCGATAGTATCCAAACCGTCTATTTTCCCGCCTTAACTTCCGCCCCTGGTTCGGTAGCACAGGTGCGAGAATGTACCTCAGCCCTGATGCAAGTCGCAAAACGGGAAGATATTACGATGTTAATTGTGGGACACGTTACCAAAGAAGGTGCGATTGCGGGTCCCAAAGTTTTAGAACATTTGGTAGATACAGTACTTTATTTTGAAGGCGATCGCTTCGCCTCCCATCGGTTGTTACGCACAGTCAAGAATCGCTTTGGCGCTACTCATGAAATTGGCATCTTTGAAATGATCGATCGCGGGTTGCGGGAAGTCGCCAACCCTTCAGAATTATTTCTCGGTAGCCGCGACGATCCTTCACCAGGAACGGCGATAGTGGTTGCTTGCGAAGGCACGCGCCCGATTGTGGTAGAGTTACAAGCCTTGGTTAGTCCCACCAGCTATGCTTCACCCCGTCGTTCTACCACGGGGATAGACTACAGCCGTTTACTGCAAATTTTGGCAGTGTTAGAAAAACGAGTTGGCATTCCTTTGTCTAAACTGGATGCCTATGTCGCCTCTGCTGGTGGCTTAAGCGTGGAAGAACCAGCTGTAGATCTGGGAGTCGCGATCGCCGTAGTCGCTTCTTTCCGCGATCGCATTGTCGATCAGCGCACTGTTTTAATTGGAGAAGTCGGGTTAGGCGGACAAGTACGCCCCGTCTCTCAAATGGAACTGCGTCTGAAAGAAGCTGCTAAACTAGGATTTAAGCGGGCAATTGTACCCAAAGGGCAACCCTATCCTGACGTAGATTTGGAAATTATTCCTGTCGCCAAAGTACTCGATGCGATTATCGCTGCAATCCCCCCACAATCGTTCCCAGATTTAGATTTAGAAGAGGAATAG
- the rpaB gene encoding response regulator transcription factor RpaB, which yields MESHKEKILVVDDEASIRRILETRLSMIGYDVVTAADGEEALDTFRKADPDLVVLDVMMPKLDGYGVCQELRKESDVPIIMLTALGDVADRITGLELGADDYVVKPFSPKELEARIRSVLRRVDKTGASGIPSSGVIQVGSIKIDTNKRQVYKGDERIRLTGMEFSLLELLVSRSGEAFSRSEILQEVWGYTPERHVDTRVVDVHISRLRAKLEDDPSNPELILTARGTGYLFQRIIEPGEE from the coding sequence TTGGAAAGTCATAAAGAAAAAATCCTAGTCGTGGACGACGAAGCCAGCATTCGGCGGATCTTAGAAACGCGGCTGTCGATGATTGGTTACGATGTCGTGACAGCAGCAGACGGCGAGGAAGCTTTGGATACATTTCGCAAAGCCGATCCAGATTTGGTTGTCTTGGACGTGATGATGCCGAAGTTAGATGGCTACGGCGTGTGTCAAGAGCTACGCAAGGAATCAGATGTACCAATTATTATGCTAACAGCCCTGGGCGATGTCGCCGATCGGATCACCGGACTGGAATTAGGTGCGGATGATTACGTAGTCAAGCCATTTTCCCCGAAAGAACTGGAAGCACGCATTCGCTCTGTATTGCGACGGGTAGATAAAACAGGTGCTTCGGGAATTCCTAGCTCTGGCGTGATCCAAGTAGGAAGTATCAAAATTGACACGAATAAGCGACAGGTTTACAAAGGAGACGAGCGGATTCGATTAACTGGAATGGAATTTAGCTTGCTAGAGCTGTTAGTCAGCCGTTCGGGGGAAGCCTTTTCGCGATCGGAAATCTTGCAGGAAGTTTGGGGCTATACGCCCGAACGACATGTAGACACTCGCGTAGTAGACGTGCATATCTCGCGACTGCGGGCGAAGTTAGAAGACGACCCTAGTAACCCAGAATTAATCCTTACCGCTAGAGGCACGGGTTATCTATTCCAACGGATTATCGAACCGGGAGAGGAGTGA
- a CDS encoding dihydroorotate dehydrogenase-like protein — protein sequence MDLTTTYMGLQLRSPLVPSASPLSEDIDNIKRMEDAGAAAVVMHSLFEEQLRQERYELHHHLTHGTESYPEALTYFPEPHSFRVGAEEYLNHIQRAKEKINIPLIASLNGSSVGGWTNYARQLQQAGADGLELNVYYVPTDMDLTGEQIEQTYIEILQSVKAAVTIPVAIKLSPYFTNMANMARRLDNAGANALVLFNRFYQPDINLKTLEVEPNVLLSTPQSMRLPMRWIAILYDRINASLAATSGIHKGQDAIKLLMAGANITMLCSVLLRHGIDQIRAIEQEMREWMVEHEYESVRQLQGSMSQKNCPDKSAFERAQYMRSLQTYKPEWERVFDTSHYFG from the coding sequence ATGGACTTAACTACAACTTACATGGGGTTACAATTGCGATCGCCCCTAGTACCTTCAGCCTCACCCCTTTCCGAAGACATCGATAATATCAAGCGAATGGAAGATGCGGGGGCAGCGGCTGTTGTGATGCATTCCCTATTTGAAGAACAATTACGCCAAGAGCGCTACGAACTGCACCATCACCTGACGCACGGAACGGAAAGCTATCCCGAAGCCCTGACCTATTTTCCAGAACCGCACAGCTTTCGAGTCGGAGCGGAAGAATATCTAAATCACATCCAAAGGGCAAAGGAGAAAATCAATATTCCTCTCATTGCTAGCCTTAACGGTTCATCTGTTGGCGGTTGGACTAACTATGCCAGACAACTCCAACAAGCAGGCGCAGACGGACTGGAATTGAATGTGTATTACGTCCCTACAGACATGGACTTGACAGGCGAACAGATCGAGCAAACCTACATTGAGATTTTGCAATCGGTCAAAGCCGCCGTGACAATTCCTGTAGCGATCAAACTCAGCCCCTATTTTACCAACATGGCAAATATGGCTCGACGTTTGGACAACGCAGGGGCAAATGCTCTCGTTTTGTTCAATCGCTTCTACCAGCCAGACATCAACCTCAAAACCCTAGAGGTTGAACCAAACGTGCTTTTAAGTACTCCGCAGTCCATGCGTTTACCGATGCGTTGGATTGCAATTCTCTACGATCGCATCAATGCTAGTTTGGCTGCAACGAGCGGTATCCACAAAGGGCAGGATGCCATCAAGTTGTTGATGGCAGGGGCTAACATCACGATGCTATGTTCGGTGCTGCTAAGGCACGGCATCGACCAGATCCGCGCGATCGAGCAGGAAATGCGTGAATGGATGGTAGAACACGAGTATGAATCCGTGCGGCAACTACAAGGAAGCATGAGTCAGAAAAATTGCCCCGACAAGAGTGCCTTTGAACGCGCCCAATACATGCGATCGCTCCAAACCTACAAACCAGAATGGGAGCGAGTTTTCGATACATCTCATTATTTTGGATAA
- the hypD gene encoding hydrogenase formation protein HypD: protein MKFVDEYRDADAAGQYARAIAAITTQAWTIMEICGGQTHSIVKFGIDELLPPEITLIHGPGCPVCVTPVELIDRAIAIATQPEVIFCSFGDMLRVPGSRGVEEREKDLLAVKAMGGDIRIVYSPLDALKIAQAHPHKQVVFFAVGFETTAPATAMAVYQAARQEVKNFSLLVSHVLVPPAMEAILASPHHRVQGFLAAGHVCTVMGYTQYEPLVQKYRIPIVVTGFEPLDILQGVYMCIQQLESGRSQLENQYARSVRHSGNETAQRLMREVFEVVPRQWRGIGRIPQSGLGLRDRYAEFDAQKRFDIFNYAIAESTECLSGQILQGIKKPHECPVFGDRCTPEHPLGAPMVSSEGACAAYYRYRHRV, encoded by the coding sequence ATGAAGTTCGTTGACGAATACCGAGATGCTGATGCTGCTGGACAATACGCGCGGGCGATCGCTGCCATTACTACCCAAGCTTGGACAATTATGGAAATCTGCGGCGGTCAGACCCATTCTATTGTCAAATTTGGCATAGATGAACTTTTACCCCCAGAAATTACCTTAATTCACGGACCTGGTTGTCCCGTCTGCGTCACGCCTGTGGAATTAATCGATCGGGCGATCGCGATCGCAACGCAACCCGAAGTTATTTTCTGTTCGTTTGGAGATATGTTGCGTGTTCCAGGGAGCAGGGGAGTAGAGGAGAGGGAGAAAGATTTGCTGGCGGTTAAGGCAATGGGGGGAGATATTCGCATTGTCTATTCTCCGCTTGATGCGCTCAAAATCGCTCAAGCTCATCCTCACAAACAAGTTGTTTTCTTTGCTGTGGGGTTTGAAACGACTGCACCCGCTACAGCGATGGCGGTTTACCAAGCTGCGCGACAGGAAGTTAAAAATTTCTCCTTACTGGTTTCTCACGTATTAGTTCCGCCAGCAATGGAGGCGATTCTTGCCTCACCTCATCATCGAGTTCAGGGATTTTTAGCAGCCGGTCATGTCTGCACGGTAATGGGATACACCCAGTACGAACCGCTCGTACAGAAATATCGCATTCCGATTGTCGTCACGGGGTTTGAACCGCTAGACATCCTCCAAGGGGTGTATATGTGCATTCAGCAATTGGAATCGGGGCGATCGCAACTAGAAAATCAATACGCTCGTTCGGTGCGGCACAGTGGAAATGAAACCGCTCAACGATTAATGCGTGAAGTATTTGAGGTCGTACCGAGGCAATGGCGCGGAATTGGTCGTATTCCTCAAAGTGGGTTGGGCTTACGCGATCGATATGCTGAATTTGATGCTCAAAAGCGCTTTGATATTTTTAACTACGCAATTGCAGAATCTACCGAATGTCTGAGCGGACAGATCTTACAAGGCATCAAAAAACCTCACGAATGTCCTGTCTTTGGCGATCGCTGTACGCCAGAACATCCCCTGGGTGCGCCGATGGTTTCCTCAGAAGGGGCTTGTGCGGCATATTATCGTTATCGGCATCGGGTGTAA
- a CDS encoding cofactor assembly of complex C subunit B, with the protein MAKPDPNRVVRLIPLVVGGLAAVLLLVNRLLTPELTVTQARSDVLGAIVSAVLILTGLLWQQVAPRLPDAVELVGEQRFELAPDLPETVRTELAWASYLLLTNTVTRSLIVFYQGKVLLRRGILPEKAEVTPGAIVQRVLEKHKPVYLVALSVYPGRFEFDYLPENTQGVICQPIGQQGVMILGANAPRSYTKQDETWIAGIADKLDVTLFREQGAGSRE; encoded by the coding sequence ATGGCTAAACCAGATCCAAATCGAGTTGTAAGGCTAATACCTCTAGTGGTAGGGGGGTTAGCTGCTGTGTTGCTGTTGGTCAATCGGTTGCTGACACCGGAACTGACAGTGACTCAGGCACGGTCGGATGTTTTGGGGGCAATTGTCAGTGCGGTGCTAATTTTGACTGGCTTGCTTTGGCAGCAAGTCGCACCGCGCCTGCCGGATGCAGTAGAACTCGTGGGCGAGCAAAGGTTCGAGTTGGCTCCAGACTTGCCCGAAACAGTTAGGACAGAACTAGCATGGGCATCTTATTTGTTGTTGACAAATACCGTCACGCGATCGCTGATCGTGTTTTATCAGGGAAAAGTGTTGCTGCGGCGCGGCATCTTACCAGAGAAAGCCGAAGTGACTCCAGGGGCGATCGTCCAACGGGTGCTGGAAAAACATAAACCAGTTTACTTAGTGGCTTTGAGCGTTTACCCAGGACGATTTGAATTTGACTACTTGCCAGAAAACACCCAAGGAGTTATTTGTCAGCCCATCGGTCAGCAAGGCGTAATGATTTTGGGTGCAAATGCTCCCCGCAGCTATACCAAGCAAGACGAAACCTGGATCGCTGGTATTGCTGACAAGTTAGACGTTACCCTTTTTAGGGAGCAGGGAGCAGGGAGCAGGGAGTAG
- a CDS encoding glycosyltransferase family 4 protein, whose amino-acid sequence MKIALFTETFLPKVDGIVTRLRHTVEHLQRNGDRVLVVAPEGGITEYQGAKVYGVSGFPLPLYPELKMALPRPAIGHELERFQPDIVHVVNPAVLGLSGLFYAKVLKIPLVASYHTHLPQYLQHYGLGMLEGLLWELLKTAHNQAELNLCTSTAMVEELSSHGIQRVDLWQRGVDTELFHPDLTCEQMRSRLSQGHPDSPLLLYVGRLSAEKEIERIKPVLEAIPEARLALVGDGPHRLALEKHFAGTNTHFVGYLTGRDLGAAFASADAFLFPSRTETLGLVLLEAMAAGCPVVAANSGGIVDIVTSGVNGYLFDPKDEQGAIAATLHLLEQKQERETIRQNARLEAERWGWAAATRQLQGYYQMVESKRLAENVLVG is encoded by the coding sequence ATGAAAATTGCCTTATTTACAGAAACCTTCCTACCCAAGGTTGACGGTATTGTCACGCGGTTGCGTCACACGGTCGAACATTTACAACGTAACGGCGATCGCGTTTTAGTTGTTGCACCCGAAGGGGGGATTACAGAGTATCAAGGGGCGAAAGTTTACGGTGTTTCGGGTTTCCCTTTACCATTGTATCCAGAGTTAAAAATGGCATTACCACGCCCCGCGATCGGTCACGAACTGGAGAGATTCCAACCCGATATCGTCCATGTAGTCAACCCCGCAGTGTTAGGACTATCGGGGTTATTTTATGCGAAAGTGTTAAAAATTCCCTTAGTTGCCTCGTATCACACTCACTTACCGCAGTATTTACAGCATTACGGACTAGGAATGTTGGAAGGCTTGCTGTGGGAATTGCTCAAAACTGCTCACAATCAAGCAGAATTAAATTTGTGTACTTCAACGGCAATGGTAGAAGAGCTATCTAGCCACGGAATCCAACGAGTAGACTTGTGGCAGCGGGGAGTTGATACGGAGTTGTTTCATCCCGATTTAACTTGCGAACAAATGCGATCGCGGCTATCTCAAGGTCATCCCGATAGTCCCTTGTTACTCTACGTCGGTCGTCTGTCAGCGGAAAAAGAAATCGAACGGATTAAACCCGTATTAGAGGCAATTCCAGAGGCGCGCTTAGCTTTGGTAGGAGATGGACCTCATCGTTTAGCTTTAGAGAAACATTTTGCGGGAACGAATACTCACTTTGTCGGCTATCTCACGGGTAGAGACCTTGGTGCAGCGTTTGCTTCTGCTGATGCGTTTCTGTTTCCTTCGCGGACTGAGACGCTGGGACTAGTTTTACTTGAGGCAATGGCGGCTGGCTGTCCTGTAGTTGCAGCAAATTCAGGCGGAATTGTCGATATTGTCACGTCTGGAGTCAATGGTTATTTATTCGATCCTAAAGACGAACAAGGAGCGATCGCTGCAACTTTACATCTGTTAGAGCAAAAACAGGAGCGAGAAACCATTCGTCAAAATGCCCGTTTGGAGGCAGAACGCTGGGGATGGGCGGCGGCTACTCGTCAGTTACAGGGATATTATCAGATGGTAGAGTCAAAGCGTTTGGCAGAGAATGTTTTGGTAGGTTAA
- the hypE gene encoding hydrogenase expression/formation protein HypE yields MSEPEDFILSCPIPIDKYPRVLLAHGGGGRLMHQLISQMFLATFSHSDRAPHDAAEIHLKSGRIAFTTDSYVVQPLFFPGGDIGMLAVNGTVNDLAMSGARPLYLSAGFILEEGLPMETLWRVVRSMQQAAQTANVQIVTGDTKVVDKGKGDGIFINTAGVGIIEHDQAIAPQSIQPGDVLLLNGDLGRHGIAIMTEREGLAFETTIESDAAPLASLILELLAAEIEIHCLRDLTRGGLSSALNEIAQAACVKTEIDESAIPISEEVQGACEILGFDPLYVANEGRFVAFVPPEFAQTAIKIMRSHPLGKSAQIIGSVTERKTSGFVTMKSKIGAQRIVDMLSGEQLPRIC; encoded by the coding sequence GTGAGCGAACCCGAAGACTTTATCCTGTCTTGTCCCATCCCAATTGACAAGTATCCCCGCGTTCTACTGGCGCATGGGGGTGGTGGAAGGTTAATGCATCAGTTGATTTCACAAATGTTTTTGGCGACATTTAGCCATAGCGATCGCGCGCCACATGACGCTGCCGAAATTCACCTCAAAAGCGGCAGAATTGCTTTTACCACTGATTCTTATGTAGTTCAACCCCTGTTTTTTCCAGGCGGCGATATCGGAATGCTGGCAGTTAACGGCACTGTCAACGATCTGGCGATGAGCGGAGCGCGTCCGCTGTATTTAAGTGCTGGGTTTATTTTGGAAGAAGGGCTACCGATGGAAACGCTCTGGCGGGTGGTGCGATCGATGCAACAAGCAGCTCAAACAGCCAACGTGCAGATCGTGACTGGCGATACAAAGGTTGTGGATAAAGGGAAGGGAGACGGCATTTTTATCAATACTGCTGGTGTTGGAATTATCGAGCATGACCAGGCGATCGCCCCCCAATCAATTCAGCCTGGGGATGTGTTGCTCCTCAATGGCGATCTCGGTCGTCACGGCATTGCTATTATGACCGAGAGGGAGGGTTTAGCCTTTGAAACTACCATAGAGAGCGACGCTGCACCGTTAGCGAGTCTGATTCTAGAACTGCTTGCGGCTGAAATTGAAATTCACTGTTTGCGCGATTTGACTCGTGGCGGTTTATCGAGCGCTCTAAATGAAATTGCCCAAGCTGCCTGCGTCAAAACTGAAATTGATGAAAGTGCCATCCCCATAAGTGAAGAAGTGCAAGGAGCGTGTGAAATCCTCGGTTTCGATCCGCTTTATGTCGCTAATGAAGGAAGATTTGTCGCTTTTGTGCCACCAGAATTTGCCCAAACAGCAATAAAAATTATGCGATCGCATCCTTTAGGAAAATCTGCTCAAATTATTGGCAGTGTTACCGAACGCAAAACATCTGGTTTTGTCACGATGAAGAGTAAAATTGGCGCTCAACGCATTGTCGATATGTTAAGCGGAGAACAACTACCGCGAATCTGCTAA
- a CDS encoding DUF4291 family protein, with product MSLVTKLYRLQIDRLPKSGNHIVAQYDDRSIMVYQAYRSAIGRFAAEDGYFGGEFKFEQLSIP from the coding sequence ATGTCACTGGTGACGAAACTTTACCGATTGCAGATCGACCGATTGCCTAAGTCGGGAAATCATATTGTGGCGCAATATGATGACCGCTCCATTATGGTATACCAAGCTTATCGCTCAGCGATCGGTCGTTTTGCTGCCGAAGATGGCTATTTTGGCGGAGAATTTAAATTCGAGCAACTGTCTATCCCGTGA